The Acropora palmata chromosome 10, jaAcrPala1.3, whole genome shotgun sequence genome contains a region encoding:
- the LOC141894386 gene encoding corrinoid adenosyltransferase MMAB-like isoform X1 has protein sequence MAANFCALRQFVSSACKGFKSPVVVISSSVVSRMCSSTSLGPKIYTRTGDQGICMEFQGAMIRCYTSTYGGERLPKTDAIFEALGTTDELSSVIGVACEFCDEAGHGDIVTKLEEIQCVLQDVGSNIATPRQTSPQRNIEKTKFNVDATKELEQWIDAYHNQLPPLRNFILPSGGKSAAMLHVARSICRRAERRVMPLVRSGNVEPEVGSFLNRLSDFLFTAGRFVSKMEGKTEKIYRRIQR, from the exons atggcggcaaaTTTCTGCGCTTTGCGTCAGTTTGTGTCGTCCGCGTGCAAAGGGTTTAAATCCCCAGTTGTCGTTATTAGTAGTTCAGTTGTTAGCAGAATGTGTTCAAG CACATCTTTAGGACCTAAAATATACACCAGAACAGGAGATCAAGGTATTTGCATGGAATTCCAGGGAGCAATGATTAGAT GTTACACAAGCACCTATGGAGGAGAGCGGCTACCAAAGACCGATGCAATATTTGAGGCACTGGGAACAACTGACGAGTTGTCATCTGTTATTGg AGTTGCTTGTGAATTTTGTGATGAAGCAGGTCATGGAGATATTGTTACCAAGCTTGAAGAG ATCCAGTGTGTTCTTCAAGATGTTGGCTCAAATATTGCAACTCCTCGACAGACATCTCCTCAAAGGAATATAG aaaagaCAAAGTTCAATGTAGATGCTACCAAAGAACTGGAGCAATGGATAGATGCATACCATAACCAGCTTCCTCCTCTTAGAAATTTTATTCTACCG tCAGGTGGGAAAAGCGCTGCCATGTTACATGTAGCAAGATCAATTTGTAGACGAGCGGAAAGAAG gGTAATGCCTTTAGTTCGTAGTGGTAATGTTGAACCAGAAGTTGGCTCGTTTCTGAACAG GTTGAGCGACTTTCTTTTCACTGCAGGAAGATTTGTCTCAAAGATGGAAGGAAAAACCGAAAAAATCTACCGTCGGATTCAACGGTGA
- the LOC141894386 gene encoding corrinoid adenosyltransferase MMAB-like isoform X3: MAANFCALRQFVSSACKGFKSPVVVISSSVVSRMCSSTSLGPKIYTRTGDQGYTSTYGGERLPKTDAIFEALGTTDELSSVIGVACEFCDEAGHGDIVTKLEEIQCVLQDVGSNIATPRQTSPQRNIEKTKFNVDATKELEQWIDAYHNQLPPLRNFILPSGGKSAAMLHVARSICRRAERRVMPLVRSGNVEPEVGSFLNRLSDFLFTAGRFVSKMEGKTEKIYRRIQR, translated from the exons atggcggcaaaTTTCTGCGCTTTGCGTCAGTTTGTGTCGTCCGCGTGCAAAGGGTTTAAATCCCCAGTTGTCGTTATTAGTAGTTCAGTTGTTAGCAGAATGTGTTCAAG CACATCTTTAGGACCTAAAATATACACCAGAACAGGAGATCAAG GTTACACAAGCACCTATGGAGGAGAGCGGCTACCAAAGACCGATGCAATATTTGAGGCACTGGGAACAACTGACGAGTTGTCATCTGTTATTGg AGTTGCTTGTGAATTTTGTGATGAAGCAGGTCATGGAGATATTGTTACCAAGCTTGAAGAG ATCCAGTGTGTTCTTCAAGATGTTGGCTCAAATATTGCAACTCCTCGACAGACATCTCCTCAAAGGAATATAG aaaagaCAAAGTTCAATGTAGATGCTACCAAAGAACTGGAGCAATGGATAGATGCATACCATAACCAGCTTCCTCCTCTTAGAAATTTTATTCTACCG tCAGGTGGGAAAAGCGCTGCCATGTTACATGTAGCAAGATCAATTTGTAGACGAGCGGAAAGAAG gGTAATGCCTTTAGTTCGTAGTGGTAATGTTGAACCAGAAGTTGGCTCGTTTCTGAACAG GTTGAGCGACTTTCTTTTCACTGCAGGAAGATTTGTCTCAAAGATGGAAGGAAAAACCGAAAAAATCTACCGTCGGATTCAACGGTGA
- the LOC141894386 gene encoding corrinoid adenosyltransferase MMAB-like isoform X2 → MAANFCALRQFVSSACKGFKSPVVVISSSVVSRMCSSTSLGPKIYTRTGDQGICMEFQGAMIRCYTSTYGGERLPKTDAIFEALGTTDELSSVIGVACEFCDEAGHGDIVTKLEEIQCVLQDVGSNIATPRQTSPQRNIEKTKFNVDATKELEQWIDAYHNQLPPLRNFILPSGGKSAAMLHVARSICRRAERRVMPLVRSGNVEPEVGSFLNRKICLKDGRKNRKNLPSDSTVTEA, encoded by the exons atggcggcaaaTTTCTGCGCTTTGCGTCAGTTTGTGTCGTCCGCGTGCAAAGGGTTTAAATCCCCAGTTGTCGTTATTAGTAGTTCAGTTGTTAGCAGAATGTGTTCAAG CACATCTTTAGGACCTAAAATATACACCAGAACAGGAGATCAAGGTATTTGCATGGAATTCCAGGGAGCAATGATTAGAT GTTACACAAGCACCTATGGAGGAGAGCGGCTACCAAAGACCGATGCAATATTTGAGGCACTGGGAACAACTGACGAGTTGTCATCTGTTATTGg AGTTGCTTGTGAATTTTGTGATGAAGCAGGTCATGGAGATATTGTTACCAAGCTTGAAGAG ATCCAGTGTGTTCTTCAAGATGTTGGCTCAAATATTGCAACTCCTCGACAGACATCTCCTCAAAGGAATATAG aaaagaCAAAGTTCAATGTAGATGCTACCAAAGAACTGGAGCAATGGATAGATGCATACCATAACCAGCTTCCTCCTCTTAGAAATTTTATTCTACCG tCAGGTGGGAAAAGCGCTGCCATGTTACATGTAGCAAGATCAATTTGTAGACGAGCGGAAAGAAG gGTAATGCCTTTAGTTCGTAGTGGTAATGTTGAACCAGAAGTTGGCTCGTTTCTGAACAG GAAGATTTGTCTCAAAGATGGAAGGAAAAACCGAAAAAATCTACCGTCGGATTCAACGGTGACAGAAGCGTAA